The Sphingomonas naphthae nucleotide sequence GCGCGGAGCAGTTCGGGGGGCTTGCCGAGCGTCTCGTAGCCGGATGCCAATGCCAGCAGGACGAAGGCCTGATCGTAGAGATCGAAGCCGTCATCCAGAACAGCGCCTTCGACGGTGACAGACTTGCGATAGAGGCCATCCTCGCGGGCATAGGCCTTGAGCAGGAAATCGACGCCCTGCGCCACGGCATCCTGCCAGGGCCCGGCCCAACCGAGTTTGCCTGCTTCGGCATAGGTGAAAGCCTGACGCGCCTGGACCCGCGCCCGCTTGGGCATGTCCAGCGCCTTGCCGGACTGGTCCAGCCGATCGAACCATCCGCCGTGGCGGCGGTCGGCGCCCGCGTCCCACCAGATCGGCAATGCAGCCCCGAACAGCCATTCCGCCGCCCAGCGCCGGTCACCGTCAAAAACGTCCATCATGTCCCCCGAATCCCGAAAGTCTTTTGCGCTGCATCATGCGGCAGATCAATTACCGTCATCCGACAATATCGTGTTGCGCACGCTATCCTGCCGGATCATCCGAGGCCCTCCGATCCCATTCGAGGATGGTCCAGGCCCTACCCCCCCCCGCAAGCCGCCCCCACGCGCCAGTCCGCAACTTGAGCCTGTTAAGCGACGGCACCACGCCCGCCGCCAGCAACGCGAACCGCGCCGCCCCGTTGCTGGTGACGATCAGGTTCGTGCCCTCAGCCGCCTCCAGGAACGCCCGCCACGCCGCGATCCGCCCCGGAATATCCACATTCCAGCCCGGCGGCACGATCGCCGCCCGGTCCCACGCCGCCAGAACATCGGCCGACAATCGCGCGACGACGTCCGCTTCCGGCCGATCCTCGTCCGGCCCATGATCGATCTCGTCGAGCCAGGGCACCACCTCCGCCGGCCCAACCGACCCGATCGTCTCCCCGATCAACGCCGCCGTCCGCCGCGTCCGCACCAGAGGCCCCGTCAGCACCCGATCGAAGGTGATCCCCGCCTCGGCGAAATGCCGCCCTACCGACCGCGCCTGCGCCTCGCCCTCGGCGGTCAGCGGCAGATCGGTGCGCGATCCCACGCGGCGCGGCGCCTCGCCTCGCTCGAACGTATTGCCGTGGCGGACAATGATGACCGTCGCCATCGTCAGGCCATCGGATCGCCGTGGAGCGCGATCAGCCGCTCGGCCAGCGCGATATCACCCTCGGTATCGATCCCCGACATCGAGATGCGCGGCGGATCGACCGCCACCGTCGTCAGCGGGATGCCCAGTTCGATGAAGCGTAGCGCCTCGATACTCTCCAGCGTCTCATGGAAGGTCGGCGCCGACGCGCTGAACCGCTTCAGCGTCTCCAGCCGAAAGGCATAGACGCCGACATGCCGCCACACCGGCGACAGCGCCATCCGCGCGCGCAGGCCCGCCTCGCCGCGCAGCGCCGGCACGATCGCCTTGGAGAACCAGATCGCCCGATCGTCCTCGGCGCGGATGCAGCAGGTGCCGCTGAACGGATTGCCCAGCTTGTGCTGGCGCAAGGCATCGAGTGCCTCCCAGCTTAGCTGCACCACCGGCGTCGCCGCCTCGGCCCCGGCGCGCATCGCCGACAACAGGGTGCGCAGGATTTCGGGCGCGGTGAAGGGCGCGTCACCCTGGAGGTTGATGACGATGCCGGGCGCGGGCGTCAGGCTCGCCGCCGCCGCCGCGACCCGATCGGTGCCCGAGGGCAGGTCGGGCGGCGTCATCACCACCGGGCAATCCAGATCGGCCGCGTGGCGCGCGATCCGCTCGTCGTCGGTCGTGACCGCGACGGTCACATCGTCGAGCCCATCGACCGCCAACCGCGCCGCATGGATCGTCCGCTCGATCAGGCTGCGCCCGGCGACCAGCGCCAGCGGCTTGCCGGGAAAGCGGCTCGATCCGTATCGCGCCGGAATGAGGATCACGTCAGGCATGGAACATGTGAGACCTTGTCTGGCAGGGAGTCGGCAGAACGTTAACGGCCGCCTGCCTAGCAATCATATCGCGATCGCGTTAGGCCATGCTTGATCGCCACGCCCGTATTTGCCACGCGGGGCCATGGGGTTCACCGCAGTCTTGCGTCGAGGACATCGGCGGCTTCCACATGCGGCCGTTGAATTTCTTCTGCTGTTCGCGCTTTGGGCGATCCCGACGGCGGCCTGCGCGCGTGACACCATCCGCGTCGCGCTCCAGCTCGAGCCGCCGTCGCTCGACCCCACCAGCGGCGCGGCCAACGCCACCGACGAGGTGGTCTATGCCACCATCTTCGAGGGATTGGTCCGCGCCGCCGCCGACGGCTCGATCCAGCCTTTGCTGGCGGCAGGCTGGACGGTCTCGCCCGATGCGCGCCACTATGAATTTGGCCTGCGCCCGAACGTCCGCTTTCAGGATGGCCGCCCCCTCACCGCTTCCGACGTCGTCTTCAGCCTCGATCGCGCCCGCGCGGCGGGATCGAGCAACGCCCAGGCCACCGCCTTCGGCAACATCGCGTCGATCCGCGCGCTCGATTCCTTGCGCGTCGCGATCGATCTAACCGCGCCCGATGCCGGCTTCCTCACACTCCTCAGCTTCGCCGACGCGGTCATTGTGTCGCCGGCCTCCGCCTCGACCCTCGCGACCAGGCCGATCGGCACCGGGCCCTACCGGCTCACCGGCTGGCGGCGCGGTGACAGGATCATGCTCGCGCGCAATCCGCTCTATTGGGGCACCGCCGCGCGCACCGACCGCGTCGCCTTCCGCTTCATCGCCGATCCCAGCGCCGCCTACGCCGCGATGCGCGCGGGCGATATCGACATCTTCCCCGATTTTCCCGCGCCCGAAACCCTCCCCCGCCTCGCCGCCGATCCCGCGCTCCGGCTCGCGATCGGCAACAGCCAGGGAAAGGTGATCCTCGCCCTCAACCAGCGCGACGGCCCGCTCGCCAAGCTGGCGGTGCGCCGCGCGATAGCCCGGGCGATCGACCGCCGCGCGATCATCGACGGCGCGATGTACGGCTACGGCACCCCGATCGGCAGCCATTTCTCCACCCAGAGCCCCGATTATGTCGACCTCACCGGTCGTTATCCGTTCGATCCCGCCGCCGCGCGGCGGCTGCTCGCGCAGGCCGGTTCCCCGCGCGGTTTCGCGCTCACGCTGAAATTGCCGCCCCCCACCTACGCCCGCCGCACCGGCGAGATACTGGCGGCGCAACTCCGCCGGATCGGCATCCGCGTCACGATCCGCTCGGTCGAATGGGCGGCGTGGCTCGACGAGGTGTTCCAGCGGCACGATTTCGACATGACGATCGTCAACCATGCCGAGCCGTTCGATTACGACATCTACGGCCGCCCCGATTACTACTTCGGCTATGACAGCCCGGCCTATCGCGCCCTGCTGAACCGGCTGCGCGGCACGATCGACCCGGCCGCGCGCCATGCGATGCTCGGCGCGATCCAGCGCAGGCTGGCGGACGATGCGGTCAACGGCTTCCTGTTCCAGTTCCCGCATCTCGGCGTGCAGGCGCGCGCGCTCGACGGCGTATGGGCCAACACGCCGAACCAGTCGCTCGACCTGGCCGCCGCCCATTTCGCCGGCGCCGGCGGGCCGGACGCCACGTCCTCGACGGCGCCGCGCGGGCGGGGCTGGGCGAAACCCGCCCTGATCGCGGCGGTGGCGGGCCTGCTGCTGCTCGCCCTGCTGGCGTTCGGCCCCCGTCATCTGGCCGGCCGCCTGCTCGTCCTGGCCGGCACCCTTCTCGCGGCGAGCCTCGGCGTGTTCCTGCTGATCCAGATCATGCCGGGCGATCCGGCCGCCTTCATGATGGGCCTAAACGCCAGCCCGCAGGCGATCGCCGCCCTCCATACCGAGCTCGGCCTCGGCGGCCCACCGGTCACCCGCTATCTCGCGTGGGTCGCGGGGCTGGCGCAGGGCGATTTCGGGATCAGCTACACCTATCGCGTCCCGGTCGCCGGCCTGTTGTGGGATCGGCTCTCCCTCTCGCTCCCGCTCGCGTTGCTGGCGACGGGCCTG carries:
- a CDS encoding histidine phosphatase family protein; translated protein: MATVIIVRHGNTFERGEAPRRVGSRTDLPLTAEGEAQARSVGRHFAEAGITFDRVLTGPLVRTRRTAALIGETIGSVGPAEVVPWLDEIDHGPDEDRPEADVVARLSADVLAAWDRAAIVPPGWNVDIPGRIAAWRAFLEAAEGTNLIVTSNGAARFALLAAGVVPSLNRLKLRTGAWGRLAGGGRAWTILEWDRRASDDPAG
- a CDS encoding 3-deoxy-manno-octulosonate cytidylyltransferase, with amino-acid sequence MPDVILIPARYGSSRFPGKPLALVAGRSLIERTIHAARLAVDGLDDVTVAVTTDDERIARHAADLDCPVVMTPPDLPSGTDRVAAAAASLTPAPGIVINLQGDAPFTAPEILRTLLSAMRAGAEAATPVVQLSWEALDALRQHKLGNPFSGTCCIRAEDDRAIWFSKAIVPALRGEAGLRARMALSPVWRHVGVYAFRLETLKRFSASAPTFHETLESIEALRFIELGIPLTTVAVDPPRISMSGIDTEGDIALAERLIALHGDPMA
- a CDS encoding ABC transporter substrate-binding protein — protein: MRRGHRRLPHAAVEFLLLFALWAIPTAACARDTIRVALQLEPPSLDPTSGAANATDEVVYATIFEGLVRAAADGSIQPLLAAGWTVSPDARHYEFGLRPNVRFQDGRPLTASDVVFSLDRARAAGSSNAQATAFGNIASIRALDSLRVAIDLTAPDAGFLTLLSFADAVIVSPASASTLATRPIGTGPYRLTGWRRGDRIMLARNPLYWGTAARTDRVAFRFIADPSAAYAAMRAGDIDIFPDFPAPETLPRLAADPALRLAIGNSQGKVILALNQRDGPLAKLAVRRAIARAIDRRAIIDGAMYGYGTPIGSHFSTQSPDYVDLTGRYPFDPAAARRLLAQAGSPRGFALTLKLPPPTYARRTGEILAAQLRRIGIRVTIRSVEWAAWLDEVFQRHDFDMTIVNHAEPFDYDIYGRPDYYFGYDSPAYRALLNRLRGTIDPAARHAMLGAIQRRLADDAVNGFLFQFPHLGVQARALDGVWANTPNQSLDLAAAHFAGAGGPDATSSTAPRGRGWAKPALIAAVAGLLLLALLAFGPRHLAGRLLVLAGTLLAASLGVFLLIQIMPGDPAAFMMGLNASPQAIAALHTELGLGGPPVTRYLAWVAGLAQGDFGISYTYRVPVAGLLWDRLSLSLPLALLATGLSVVLGVGAGYLAVSRRSALLDHGFSWLGRIGVALPNYWLAILLVLAFAIGLGWADAGGFPGWSAGPIPVIRALALPVVALALPQAAILMRVTRASLLEAIDQDYVRTARAKGLRRAAAIRRHALPNALGPVLTVLGLQIPFLIAGSAIVENVFFLPGLGRLVIQAITQRDLIVVQSVVMLLVALTILSSFVIDMAQGLIDPRIRDAVS